The Hevea brasiliensis isolate MT/VB/25A 57/8 chromosome 9, ASM3005281v1, whole genome shotgun sequence nucleotide sequence TATgaagaaatctatatgtgcaagcGTAGAAAATTCGTGTCTATATAGGAGTGTATCTGCAGTGTCCTGTCAATAGAATATATCACTTAATAATTAATCAGAGAATATGCATGGAACTAAGTACGCCATAATCTTACTTAAAAAACATCAACTTAAAGCATTCAAATCTCTCAACCCTGCCTATAATAAGAACATCGAATATATATGAAGATACTACCAACGCATGAAAACTAGCACACACCACAATATAAAATGCTTTCCAAAGAGTGAAAATCAAAGGGTGACTAATTAGTTTCTGGGCTTGAGTCTGCCTTCGTTGGCTAGCTTAAAGAGCTGTCCCTGAGCAGCTGCAGCCTTATTGGAGGCGAGTGCAGTTAGGAAATTCTCCCTGACTTGACTTGTAGTGAAAGGAAATCGTCTGGCGTACATGGAGTTGAGCAAGGCAGCAGTCCCTTCTCTGTAGAGTGTTCCATACCCATCAGTCCGTGTATTTGATAGTGCTTGTGGCAAGCTCATGCCTGCTCCAAGCCCCGGCAAGCTATTCGTTCCAAATGCGCTGCCTAGGGTTCCCCACCACCCCAGGAGACCAAATATTATTCCAGGATGATTCCTCCAGTAACTGCAATTACACAAGCATTTGGATGTCAATATATGGTTACTACATTATGAAAGAAAAATTAGTGTCTTCCATATAGTGTAAGAGAGAAACTTACTTGCATGTGAATGGTGAATTTGGATCGGGAATAAATGGAGGTGAGGGAACGAAAGGGGTGCTTGGAGGTGAGGGAACGAAAGGGGTGCTTGGAGGGGTCAGAATGATAGGTGTTGGAGGACTACCGCCAGAGCTTGGAGGAGAGGGGTAGTATCCACCACCTCCTTGAGGAGGATCTGAAGGTATTGATGGAGTAGGCACAGTTGGTGGTGTTGATGGAGTAGGCTCACTTGGTGGTATTGATGGAGTAGGCACAGTTGGTGGGGTCAGAATGATAGGTGTTGGAGGACTACCGCCAGAGCTTGGAGGAGAGGGGTAGTATCCACCACCTCCTTGAGGAGGATCTGAAGGTATTGATGGAGTAGGCACAGTTGGTGGTGTTGATGGAGTAGGCTCACTTGGTGGTGTTGATGGAGTAGGCACACTTGGTGGAGTTCCACAATTTCCATTGGATTGGGTTGGGGGGGTGGGTGG carries:
- the LOC110651755 gene encoding protodermal factor 1 isoform X3 translates to MGKEKYKQTSLLMWVLGAGLLCQNLVIVPVMATFFEDQKNYPSPDPHAASPPTGSARSPHHGSGTPSHGVRHSGTPSHGGSHGGTPSHGGSHGGTPSHGGSYGGAPPTPPTQSNGNCGTPPSVPTPSTPPSEPTPSTPPTVPTPSIPSDPPQGGGGYYPSPPSSGGSPPTPIILTPPTVPTPSIPPSEPTPSTPPTVPTPSIPSDPPQGGGGYYPSPPSSGGSPPTPIILTPPSTPFVPSPPSTPFVPSPPFIPDPNSPFTCNYWRNHPGIIFGLLGWWGTLGSAFGTNSLPGLGAGMSLPQALSNTRTDGYGTLYREGTAALLNSMYARRFPFTTSQVRENFLTALASNKAAAAQGQLFKLANEGRLKPRN
- the LOC110651755 gene encoding protodermal factor 1 isoform X1 — encoded protein: MGKEKYKQTSLLMWVLGAGLLCQNLVIVPVMATFFEDQKNYPSPDPHAASPPTGSARSPHHGSGTPSHGVRHSGTPSHGGSHGGTPSHGGSHGGTPSHGGRHSGTPSHGGSHGGTPSHGGSYGGAPPTPPTQSNGNCGTPPSVPTPSTPPSEPTPSTPPTVPTPSIPSDPPQGGGGYYPSPPSSGGSPPTPIILTPPTVPTPSIPPSEPTPSTPPTVPTPSIPSDPPQGGGGYYPSPPSSGGSPPTPIILTPPSTPFVPSPPSTPFVPSPPFIPDPNSPFTCNYWRNHPGIIFGLLGWWGTLGSAFGTNSLPGLGAGMSLPQALSNTRTDGYGTLYREGTAALLNSMYARRFPFTTSQVRENFLTALASNKAAAAQGQLFKLANEGRLKPRN
- the LOC110651755 gene encoding protodermal factor 1 isoform X4; its protein translation is MGKEKYKQTSLLMWVLGAGLLCQNLVIVPVMATFFEDQKNYPSPDPHAASPPTGSARSPHHGSGTPSHGVRHSGTPSHGGSHGGTPSHGGSYGGAPPTPPTQSNGNCGTPPSVPTPSTPPSEPTPSTPPTVPTPSIPSDPPQGGGGYYPSPPSSGGSPPTPIILTPPTVPTPSIPPSEPTPSTPPTVPTPSIPSDPPQGGGGYYPSPPSSGGSPPTPIILTPPSTPFVPSPPSTPFVPSPPFIPDPNSPFTCNYWRNHPGIIFGLLGWWGTLGSAFGTNSLPGLGAGMSLPQALSNTRTDGYGTLYREGTAALLNSMYARRFPFTTSQVRENFLTALASNKAAAAQGQLFKLANEGRLKPRN
- the LOC110651755 gene encoding protodermal factor 1 isoform X2, with translation MGKEKYKQTSLLMWVLGAGLLCQNLVIVPVMATFFEDQKNYPSPDPHAASPPTGSARSPHHGSGTPSHGVRHSGTPSHGGSHGGTPSHGGRHSGTPSHGGSHGGTPSHGGSYGGAPPTPPTQSNGNCGTPPSVPTPSTPPSEPTPSTPPTVPTPSIPSDPPQGGGGYYPSPPSSGGSPPTPIILTPPTVPTPSIPPSEPTPSTPPTVPTPSIPSDPPQGGGGYYPSPPSSGGSPPTPIILTPPSTPFVPSPPSTPFVPSPPFIPDPNSPFTCNYWRNHPGIIFGLLGWWGTLGSAFGTNSLPGLGAGMSLPQALSNTRTDGYGTLYREGTAALLNSMYARRFPFTTSQVRENFLTALASNKAAAAQGQLFKLANEGRLKPRN